The window AAGGCGGGGTAGTGCGTGCTGGCGTCGTGGGTGCGGAGCGGAATCACCAGCCGCGCTTCGGACGCAAAGCCCAGGTTCTTTTGACGGATGTAGTGCAGTTGCTGGAAGATGATGCCCACACCCGCCATCAGGACGATGGCCACCACGAATTGAAAGACCACGAGGATGCGGCGCAGCTGGCCCGCGCTCAGCGACGTGTGCATGCGGCCTTTTAGCACCTGAATGGGGTTGAACGACGACAGAAACAGCGCCGGGTAACTCCCCGCCAGCAGACCGGTCACCAGCAGCACACCTCCCAGCATCAGCAGGTACGTGAGCCACGCATCGACCGAAAGCCGTAGCGTTTGTCCGGTCAGGTGGTTGAAGTAAGGAAGCAGCAGATCCGCCAGGAGGCATCCCGTCACGACGGCGAGGCCCACCAGCAGCAGCGACTCACCCATAAACTGCCGGATCAGCGTGCCGCGTTCGGCCCCCATGGTTTTGCGGATGCCTACTTCGCTGGCCCGTTGCGCGGCGCGTGCCGTCGACAGGTTCATAAAGTTGATGCAGGCAATCAGGAGCAGAAAGGCCGCAATGGCCGCCATGATGTAGACGTAGCCGATGCGCGCACTACTCCCCCCGAAATCGGAATAGAGGTGGATGTCGTGGACCGGTTGCAGGTAAAGCGATTTCTGGATGGCGGCGCGTGCAAAGTCGTCGGCTCCGTGGCGGTTCAGAAACGCCGGCAGTTTGGCTTCTAGCGCTTCTGGCGTGGTGCCGGGCTGGAGCGTGAGGTACGCGTGGATAAAGTTTTGTCCGGCCCACTCGTCCATGCCGGTGATCCATTCGCCCAAACCGGTGCTGTTCATCGACATGAAGAACCGCGCCTCCAGGTGCGTAGGTTGGGTAGGTTCGGCCACTATTCCGGTCACCTGCATGTCGTAGGCCCCGCCGTTGTCGCTCACGCTCACGACCTGATGCAGCCCGAGGTCGTCGCCGAACAGCTTCCGGGCAATGGTTTCGGTCAACACAAGGCTGCGCGGTTCACGCAGGCAGGTGTACGGATCGCCCGCCAGAAACTGGTACGTAAACAGTTGAAAAAACGTGGAATCGACCAGCACCCCGCCTTGCTCCAGAAACATCTTGTCGCCGTGCCGCAGCAGGTGTTCGGGGGTGCCGGGAGGATACACGAGGCGCGTGGCGTTGGCTACTTCGGGCAGTTCTTCCCGCATTTTCATCACGATCGGGGGCGAGGTGGTCGCCATCCGGTGGGAAACGCCGTCGGCACTTGTAAAGAGGGTATTGACGCGATACAGCGAAGCGCCGTGTTCCTGAAACCGGTCGTAGCTGCGTTCGTGCTGGATGAAGAGCAGCAGCAACAGGCAGCAGGCCACGCCCACGGACAGCCCCAGAAGGTTGATCAGCGAAAAGGCCTTGTGTTTCAGAAGCTGACGGACCGCGATTTTCCAGTAATTGCGAAGCATGAGAACGGGGTAGGGTGAGAAACGTAGGAAACAGGCGAGGAGACTACGCGCGGACTACAGGTGATACCGTTTCCGGCCGTTGGACCAGCGCGAGGTCGTGAAACGTGGGAAAGAGAAGCCAGGGCATGTGGCCGGTCAGCAGACCGCCACTCAGAGCAAGCATCCCCGCCACGAGCGGGTACAGCGGCCACCCCGCCGACGTAAGGGCGAGCAGCGGGGCCGGGTGCGGATGGAACAGCGGGAGGGCTAACTCTACCAGACCATAGCCCAGCACCAGCGCCAAGCCCAGAATCTGCATCAGTTCCCCCGCCACCTGGCGGGACGTGGCCGACTGCGGGTCGAGCTGCCGTTGTTGGTGGCGTACCAGATACACCGCCGACGTGACGGCGATGGCCGCCGTACCGGCCAGGAAGAAAAAGAGTAAATAGACGTATCGTACCTGCGGTGCGCTCTGCGCGAAGTCGGCCGACAGGTGAATGTCACGGATGGGTTGCAGGTAAAGCGCTTGTAAGGTAGTGAGGGTGGGATCGGTTGTGGCGGCCTGTTGCAGAAAGTCGGGCAGGCTGGCTTCCAGGGTTTCGCGCGGCATGTCTTCGTCCAGACGGAGGTAGGAGTAGATAACCGGTGCGCTGGCCGCTCGTTGTACCGAATCCAGCAACGCGCCCCAGCCCGGACTGTTGATCGACATAAAAAAGCGTGCCTCCAGGTGGGTAGGCTGATCGGGCTCGGCCACGATCCCCGTCACGTGAAAGTCGTACGTGCCCAGGCCGTCGCTTACCGTGATGGTGCTGTTGAGGCCGAGGGTTTCTCCAAACAGCTTCCGGGCCAGCGGCTCGGTCAGCACCACACTGCTGGGCTCGCGCAGGCAGGTGCGGGGGTTGCCCGCCAGAAACTGGTACGTAAACATGGTAAAGTAAGTCGCATCGGCCAGCACGCCACCCCGCTCCAGAAACGTGCGGTCGCCGTGGCGGAGCAGGTGTTCCAGCGTGGCGGGCGGATGGACCACCCGGGTTACGTTGGCAATTCCCGGAAGGCTTTCGCGCAGTTGGCGGGCCAAGGTGGGCGTGGTAGTCGCCTGATGTTCAGGCGTGCCGGCGGTGGTCGCCACCAGCGCATTGACGCGGTACAGCGCATCGGCGTGCTCGTGGTAGCGGTCGTAGCTGTACTCGTGTTGCAGCAGCAGTCCCGACAGGAGGCAGCCGCCCAGTCCGAAAGAAAGCCCGAGCAGAGCGAGCCAGGAAGCGCCCTTGTGAAGAGTACCTGCGGGGGCGGCCGTTTTTCGGTAGTAGTGAAACATAGGGGTACGACGTTAGCTACCGTGTCCTATGCCAAGAAGTTTGCCAATGCCCCAGGAAGCGGTTTTGCCCCGGTATCAGGCATAAAAATGTCCGAAAGCGAACAACGCGTGTGCACTTTCGGACAAGAAAGAAAGAGCCCGAAGGCTCTCTGGGGTGCAAGCAGGACTAACGCGCTGCCGTGTGACGTTCGGACATCACAAGGGCGTTGTAGTAGACGACCATCCGCGCCAGGTGCTGCGGCGAACGGAAGTGGAGCCGATGCTGTGCGGCATAATACTGAATGGCTTCCTGGTGCTCGCCGAACAACCGCAACGCGGCTTTCCGGCGGCGGGGGATGCGTACCAGCCGCCCGCGGTCGTCGAACGTGTAGAGATCCGT is drawn from Catalinimonas alkaloidigena and contains these coding sequences:
- a CDS encoding ABC transporter permease produces the protein MLRNYWKIAVRQLLKHKAFSLINLLGLSVGVACCLLLLLFIQHERSYDRFQEHGASLYRVNTLFTSADGVSHRMATTSPPIVMKMREELPEVANATRLVYPPGTPEHLLRHGDKMFLEQGGVLVDSTFFQLFTYQFLAGDPYTCLREPRSLVLTETIARKLFGDDLGLHQVVSVSDNGGAYDMQVTGIVAEPTQPTHLEARFFMSMNSTGLGEWITGMDEWAGQNFIHAYLTLQPGTTPEALEAKLPAFLNRHGADDFARAAIQKSLYLQPVHDIHLYSDFGGSSARIGYVYIMAAIAAFLLLIACINFMNLSTARAAQRASEVGIRKTMGAERGTLIRQFMGESLLLVGLAVVTGCLLADLLLPYFNHLTGQTLRLSVDAWLTYLLMLGGVLLVTGLLAGSYPALFLSSFNPIQVLKGRMHTSLSAGQLRRILVVFQFVVAIVLMAGVGIIFQQLHYIRQKNLGFASEARLVIPLRTHDASTHYPALREKLLHQTGVANVTGAVYVPGQLVLMDWRLYREGHSMEQAERVTYNEVDYEYLALMDIPLLAGRNFDRSRPTDSTELHIIVNEATLAAFGIPLDQAVGEHLKTDLAEGTESLEIIGVIRDYHQYSLHNAIDPLMLHLPSRRAFDQTVVALNTADVPQTLAALETAWKALNPDLPFEYSFLDENLGRLYEQDQRMGQIIGSFAGVAILISCLGLYGLSAYVAERRTKEIGVRKVLGANVQHLVVLLSKEFTILVLIAFVIATPLAWYALAQWLAGFAYPITLGPGIFLLAGLTALAIAWFTISYQSLRAALSNPVRSLRSE
- a CDS encoding ABC transporter permease, with the translated sequence MFHYYRKTAAPAGTLHKGASWLALLGLSFGLGGCLLSGLLLQHEYSYDRYHEHADALYRVNALVATTAGTPEHQATTTPTLARQLRESLPGIANVTRVVHPPATLEHLLRHGDRTFLERGGVLADATYFTMFTYQFLAGNPRTCLREPSSVVLTEPLARKLFGETLGLNSTITVSDGLGTYDFHVTGIVAEPDQPTHLEARFFMSINSPGWGALLDSVQRAASAPVIYSYLRLDEDMPRETLEASLPDFLQQAATTDPTLTTLQALYLQPIRDIHLSADFAQSAPQVRYVYLLFFFLAGTAAIAVTSAVYLVRHQQRQLDPQSATSRQVAGELMQILGLALVLGYGLVELALPLFHPHPAPLLALTSAGWPLYPLVAGMLALSGGLLTGHMPWLLFPTFHDLALVQRPETVSPVVRA